The genomic stretch AAGCGCTACCCGTTTCAAGCCGGACTCAGCCTTGATTTTCTCTCCTACTGCGGCACTGCCGGTGAAAGTGACCATCCGTACCCGCCGGTCTTTGACCAGCGATGTGCCTACGGTACTGCCAGGGCCGATGAGGATGTTCAGTGCCGCAGGCGGCAGGCCGGCTTCGAGCAGTATCTCGCCAAGCTTCAGTGCAGATAGGGGAGTGGCGCTGGCTGGCTTTAGGATTACTGAGTTCCCGGCCGCAAGCGCGGGCGCGACTTTGTGGACAACAAGATTCAGCGGGAAGTTGAAGGGCGTGATGGCCGCGATGATGCCGAGCGGTATGCGGATGAAGAACCCGCGGCGGTTCTCAGAACCGGCACAGGCGTCCATCGGTATTGTCTCGCCGTGAACCCGCGATGCCTCGGACGCGGCGAATCTGATGGTCTCGATTGCCCGGTTTGTTTCGGCCTCGGCGTAGCGTCGGGGCTTGCCGGCCTCGGCGATGATAGTGTCGGTGAAATCCTGCTTACGGGCTTCGACAAGTTCAGCGCAGCGGGCAAGAATGCTGGTGCGGCGATGCGCTGGCAGCCGGCGTACCGCCTCGGCCCCGGCCTCAGCTCCAGCCAATGCCTGCTCAACCTCGGCCGGCCCGGCAATCGAAACCTCGGCGATGACCGAGTCGCTATACGGGTTCAGAACTTGAACCACAGAGGACACGGAGGGGGCAGAGGGTTCAGGCATAGGTAGCCTCCGGTTGTGAGTGAACCACACGGGACAGAGAAGGTGCAGGGTCACTTGTCATAGACCATCCGCTTCACTCCGTCACGCAGCCGTATCACGTTGAAGTTGATTAGCAGGCCAACCCGACAACCGGTTGCCTTCAGGTAAGATATCATCTGCGCTGAGTGGATGGGCGCCAGAGCGTCTACCGCCTTCAGCTCGACAACCACGCTGCCTTCGACCAGAAGGTCCAGCCGACCTTCACCGACTCTGCGACCCTTGTAGTCCACCGCGACAGGTGTCTGTCGTACGAACTTCACGCCCTGGAATTCGAGCTCCAGGCAGAGGGCTTCCTCGTAGACAGACTCGAGGAACCCGGGACCCAGTGCCTTGTGTACCTCGATGGCTGCGCCGATTACCTTCTCCGTGGTGCTGTACGCGGCTTCTGGGTCTGCTTTCATCTCTTCCTGTCTCTGTGTTCTCTGTGGTTGACGCTGCTGGTCTTCATCCACTCACCGGCAATCAGCAGTTTCTTGACATCGGCCATGTTGGCACAGAATATCCGTGCTCTCGCCGACGTCAATGTCATCTTCCTGCTTTGCCGGCCGATCGGTGCTCGGTTAGGCGTACAGCGCAGGGGGTAGTGCCTCAAACATGACGTCTGTCCAGAGCACGCCAGCAAGCAGTGTGCGCCCGGTACTGCTCGACACCAAGGGCGCTATTCAGGAGCGAGGGCTGTCAGTTCGTGGGCAAGTCAGACCTGTCGGATGTGTCCGATAGGCCTGACAGTAACCAACCGGAGTGGCTCAGGTTCGTCCCGGTGTTAGACTGCTGTTCGTTGACAAGGGGCGGAGCTAGCCGATAATTGGTTGCAGTCCGAGAAGCCGGGATTACCAGAACCGTCGGCAGGTACTTGTTCGGTGGTTTCTCGGTCTGCAACCATCCCCGGCGCAACGGCGGCACGCCGGCGGCGGCATCAGAAGCCCCCATTAGAGGACATTCCATGAGGCTATATATTTCTGTGGCCGTGGTCCTACTGGTGGGCGTTGCATTAACAGGTCCGGCAATAGCAGAGAACTACGTAAGCAATCAGAACGGTAGCTGGGGCACCTCAACGATATGGACTCCACAGGGCATTCCTGGCGCGTCCGACAACGTTACCGTCAATCATAACGTCACGGTTGACGCGGAC from candidate division WOR-3 bacterium encodes the following:
- a CDS encoding GxxExxY protein, whose amino-acid sequence is MKADPEAAYSTTEKVIGAAIEVHKALGPGFLESVYEEALCLELEFQGVKFVRQTPVAVDYKGRRVGEGRLDLLVEGSVVVELKAVDALAPIHSAQMISYLKATGCRVGLLINFNVIRLRDGVKRMVYDK